GCCGAGGCTAGTGGACAAGAACTCCGAATCGGGAGTCAGTCGTATATCTACACAGCCATGCTCGACGAGATTAAGACGGACGGCGCTCGAATGATGGGAATCGCGCTGGTGGTTGTGGTCTTCATCCTGACGTTTGGATACCGCTCGCCGTTTCGTGCAGCGATGGCGATGTTACCTCTTACAATCGGCGGGTTCTGGATGTTCGGGGCCATGGGTTGGTTTGGCATCAAGCTCGACTTCTTCAACGTAGTCATCATCCCCGTAGTGATCGGTATTGGCGTGGACGACGGCATCCACTTCTATCAGCGCTATTTGGACAAAGGATTTGGGTCCATCGGAGCGGTGTTCCGGCAGGTAGGCTCCGCGGTTGCCATGACCTCTGTGACCTCGATGATCGGCTTTGGTGGTTTGGCGGTAACGAATTACGCCGGGCTGCAATCCATTGGATACGTGGCGATTACAGGAATCACCTGCGCCCTCTTCTCGACCCTGCTCTTGATGCCATCGATCCTCTGGTTCGCGGAGAAACACGGTTGGACCTGGATCACAGCACCTAAGCAGGGCTGATCAAGATATCCGAGGCGGCTTCGTTAAGCACGGCTTGCGCGACGCTTCCGATCCGGATCTTGCTCGTGTCGCCAGATTGGCGTCCAAGGACCACGAGATCGACCTCCTGAGCGCGGCTCACCACTTCCTGGCTCGGACGCCCAAAGACGATGCGTCGTTGACTCAAGAGCGCCTGAACGCGTTCCTTCTCCGGAAATGGGACCTCAACTTTCTGAAGTATGCGCTCGAATAGGGCGTCGACCTTCTCCTTGCTCTTCGAGATGATCTGTCGCTTGTCCACTCGCAGGGTTTGCTTGACCAACTCTTGGTCATCTTGAGTGAGCGGGTCCGGAATCACGTGAAGAATCTCAAGGGTCGCGTCTAGTTTGATAGCCAGCGAGGCGGCTTTTGTCAGGAGATCCGAGGTGGCGGGCGAAAGATCTACGGCCACGAGGATGGAGTTCACCTGGCGTTTGGCGCCGTAATCACGAGCGACCCAAACAGGGACTGTGGATTGTGCGACCACACCCGAGGTCACCGACCCAAGGGCTGCTGGCCGCGCGCCCCATTGGCCAAAAGCTCCGCAAATCACAAGGTCTGCGTCGCGTTTTACGGCGTGCTCAGCGATTTGATCGGCAGGGCGTCCAAACACGATGTCCAAGCGCTCCAACTGTGCGTCTTTGAGCTTCAAAGCGTCGGCCAGGTGTTCCGCGGCAAGCCGTCTCATCTCGTCGAGGATCAGCGGTTCATCTTCACCGAGCGGTGCATAAGGGAAAAGTGCACGCCGGATATGAGGTGCGATCTCGTCTAGGACGTGGATAAGGTGCGTGGACTGACCGTCCACGAGCGTACGGGCCACGCCGAGCGCAGCTTTACCATGATGAGTACCATCGAGAGGTACGAGCGCGGATTCGAATTTCCACATATATTTAGGAGCCTTGGATAGCCGGGGTATTCAAAGGGTATCAAACCGGTCGGGCTGACCGTCACCGGTCTCATCCCAACCCACTCGCACCCTCTGATTATTCTCATAATACTCAAAAATATCCGCTACCCCGTTGCCATCTTCATCGCGCTCAACACGCAGCAGGGAGCCCTGCTGGTC
This Microvenator marinus DNA region includes the following protein-coding sequences:
- a CDS encoding universal stress protein, whose protein sequence is MWKFESALVPLDGTHHGKAALGVARTLVDGQSTHLIHVLDEIAPHIRRALFPYAPLGEDEPLILDEMRRLAAEHLADALKLKDAQLERLDIVFGRPADQIAEHAVKRDADLVICGAFGQWGARPAALGSVTSGVVAQSTVPVWVARDYGAKRQVNSILVAVDLSPATSDLLTKAASLAIKLDATLEILHVIPDPLTQDDQELVKQTLRVDKRQIISKSKEKVDALFERILQKVEVPFPEKERVQALLSQRRIVFGRPSQEVVSRAQEVDLVVLGRQSGDTSKIRIGSVAQAVLNEAASDILISPA